The following are encoded in a window of Methanobrevibacter sp. V74 genomic DNA:
- a CDS encoding DEAD/DEAH box helicase has protein sequence MISYDEFEDIVVDILKRDISSNKNQQKAILTESDKSLFIVAGPGSGKTTVMVLKILKYIFVDDINPNEILATTFTRKAAEELYSRILGWGDEIKNYLLDNIDDENFDNLLKIDRIDFNQIKIGTTDSVAEELLRDNKKPGENQAIVIEEFVANSAMMRILIEDETYRDEKLVEFLKELSGRAELKEPSKMSEILMKIKNRLFYDQVDLEELYEKTEKGSGQQLALDCIKEYETTLSKRNTIDFAMLESLFLNKLKNGELELFLNEVKIVLIDEYQDTNLIQEDIYFTIAKRALENNGNITVVGDDDQSLYRFRGATVDLFTNYQKRIKERLGIDVEEINLQTNYRSTENIIAHCNQFAELDREYQNARVENKPKIIAPDFEKDRMPILGMFRNNPEMLSMDLAKLINNLVNKGEAELKVLQVLNKEYYEKMDGAINIAQLQQLKNENLAKGKEMEKIRLKLDKDYGSAADIAILSFSPKEIQYGNRSFLYQLRKNLKRFKNPIEMFNPRGLDLQEIDNVGIFCGLILECIDPEAEIQSNDKTIPKLAIRNMNIWRVKAREYIKLNPEPRSPITLSEFVTYWQLRRPRGHDRWPKTASLMELAYKLTTWIEELQDDVEGIVYLEAITKSITQTGFFNDYHSNISFRNKKQERDSILEALWNIFIPLSTGGISIDESLLETLPEDRINVLSIHQSKGLEFPLVIVDVGSKFKKNDIGTQNLRFPKSKKEKITIEDAIRKHSSLGANPRSEKDRSFDDLIRLYFVAFSRAESVLLLVGLNPAIQGYEKGNNHFDIPNIALGWSRDEKYIGFNEIYLV, from the coding sequence ATGATTTCATATGATGAATTTGAAGACATCGTGGTGGATATACTGAAAAGGGATATCTCTTCAAATAAAAATCAGCAAAAGGCAATATTGACTGAAAGTGACAAATCATTATTTATCGTTGCAGGCCCCGGTTCTGGAAAAACAACAGTAATGGTACTTAAAATATTAAAATATATTTTTGTTGACGATATTAATCCAAATGAAATATTAGCAACAACATTTACAAGAAAAGCGGCTGAAGAATTATATTCAAGAATCCTTGGTTGGGGAGATGAAATTAAAAATTATTTACTTGACAATATTGATGATGAAAACTTCGATAACCTCCTGAAAATTGATAGGATTGATTTCAACCAAATTAAAATAGGAACAACTGATAGTGTTGCTGAGGAATTACTTAGAGATAATAAAAAACCTGGTGAAAATCAAGCAATAGTTATTGAAGAATTTGTTGCAAACTCGGCGATGATGAGAATTCTTATTGAAGATGAAACATATCGTGACGAGAAATTAGTAGAATTCCTTAAAGAATTAAGCGGCAGAGCTGAACTGAAAGAACCATCGAAAATGAGCGAAATACTCATGAAAATTAAAAATAGACTCTTCTATGACCAAGTAGACCTTGAAGAATTATATGAAAAAACCGAAAAAGGCAGCGGTCAACAATTAGCACTTGATTGTATTAAAGAATATGAAACAACTTTAAGTAAACGAAATACAATTGATTTTGCAATGTTAGAATCACTGTTTTTAAATAAATTAAAAAATGGAGAGTTAGAACTCTTTTTAAATGAAGTTAAAATTGTTTTAATAGATGAATATCAGGACACTAACCTTATTCAAGAGGACATTTACTTTACAATAGCAAAAAGGGCTCTTGAAAATAATGGAAACATCACTGTAGTAGGTGATGATGACCAATCCCTATATCGTTTTAGAGGAGCAACAGTGGATTTGTTCACAAACTATCAAAAACGTATTAAAGAAAGATTAGGAATTGATGTTGAAGAAATCAACCTTCAAACCAATTACCGTTCAACAGAAAATATTATTGCCCATTGCAATCAATTTGCAGAACTAGATAGGGAATATCAAAATGCCCGAGTAGAGAATAAACCTAAAATTATAGCTCCCGATTTTGAAAAGGACAGAATGCCGATTTTGGGAATGTTTAGAAACAATCCTGAAATGCTATCAATGGATCTGGCAAAACTTATAAACAACCTTGTAAATAAAGGAGAAGCTGAATTAAAAGTTCTGCAAGTTTTAAATAAAGAGTATTATGAGAAAATGGATGGTGCAATAAACATTGCTCAGCTTCAACAGTTGAAAAATGAAAATCTAGCAAAAGGAAAGGAAATGGAAAAAATAAGACTTAAGCTAGATAAGGATTATGGTTCTGCAGCCGACATCGCTATTTTATCATTTTCTCCAAAAGAAATTCAATATGGGAATAGGTCATTTCTCTATCAACTGAGAAAAAATCTTAAAAGATTTAAAAATCCCATTGAAATGTTTAACCCAAGAGGACTTGACCTTCAAGAGATTGATAATGTTGGAATCTTCTGTGGTTTAATACTTGAATGTATTGATCCTGAAGCAGAAATCCAGTCAAATGATAAAACAATTCCAAAGTTAGCTATAAGAAATATGAACATATGGCGAGTTAAAGCTAGAGAGTATATTAAATTAAACCCAGAACCTCGCAGTCCAATTACATTATCTGAATTTGTTACCTACTGGCAACTTAGAAGACCTAGAGGACACGACAGATGGCCTAAAACCGCTAGCTTAATGGAACTTGCATATAAACTGACAACATGGATTGAAGAATTACAAGATGATGTTGAAGGGATTGTATATCTCGAAGCAATAACCAAATCAATCACCCAAACTGGATTTTTCAATGATTATCACTCAAATATATCATTTAGAAATAAAAAACAAGAAAGAGATTCTATTCTGGAAGCATTATGGAACATATTTATTCCTCTTTCAACAGGAGGAATCAGTATTGATGAATCTTTACTTGAAACGTTACCTGAAGATAGGATAAATGTATTGTCGATTCATCAATCAAAAGGACTGGAATTCCCATTAGTTATTGTTGATGTGGGATCTAAATTTAAAAAGAACGACATTGGAACTCAGAATTTGAGATTCCCCAAATCCAAAAAAGAAAAAATAACTATTGAAGATGCAATTAGAAAGCACAGCTCACTTGGAGCAAACCCCAGAAGTGAAAAAGATAGGTCATTTGACGATCTAATAAGATTATACTTTGTTGCATTTTCAAGAGCAGAAAGTGTATTGTTGCTAGTTGGACTTAATCCAGCAATTCAAGGATATGAAAAAGGAAACAATCACTTTGATATTCCAAATATCGCCCTTGGATGGAGCAGAGATGAAAAATACATTGGATTTAATGAAATATATTTAGTTTAA
- a CDS encoding nuclease, translating into MFEDDKDDKIYNLIITQGIDKNNEYGQFRERLYSKVDFKWKESMSGSYSSAGEEFYKKVDRIIMLSGLYNDNKEMFEDLLKASREYEIPIVLVRPYGVEEVPEKLEENAATIVGWNANCILDSIKDAPETM; encoded by the coding sequence ATGTTTGAAGATGATAAAGACGATAAAATTTACAATTTAATTATTACACAAGGCATTGATAAAAATAATGAATACGGACAATTTAGAGAAAGACTTTATTCAAAAGTGGATTTTAAATGGAAAGAATCGATGTCCGGCTCATACTCAAGTGCTGGAGAAGAATTTTATAAAAAAGTAGATAGGATAATCATGTTATCCGGCCTTTACAATGACAATAAAGAGATGTTTGAAGATTTGCTTAAGGCAAGCAGAGAATATGAAATTCCAATTGTTCTTGTTAGACCATATGGAGTAGAAGAAGTTCCAGAAAAATTAGAAGAAAATGCAGCTACAATTGTTGGATGGAACGCCAATTGTATCCTGGATTCAATTAAAGATGCACCAGAAACAATGTAG
- a CDS encoding DUF169 domain-containing protein has protein sequence MTNNLEKNRKYCEIIESKIKLDAKPVAMKLIKTKADLPEGYDLIDEKIRHCEMVRKASLGNKFYSTINEQLCLGGAGAIGLRDMPEKLANGEKYFSLGRFQDLKTAKKLTHKLSIIKDLSWAMVYAPLDEASFEPDVIQIITEPVGGMKLAQSIVYKTGEKITSSFAGIQSLCGDAFANPYLDNGINFTLGCDGSRKAADIKDEEITVGISKAKIEEVISGLESI, from the coding sequence ATGACTAATAATTTAGAAAAAAATCGAAAATACTGTGAAATAATCGAAAGCAAAATTAAACTCGATGCAAAACCAGTAGCAATGAAATTGATTAAAACCAAAGCAGACCTTCCTGAAGGTTATGATTTAATTGATGAAAAAATCAGACACTGCGAAATGGTTAGAAAAGCATCATTAGGCAATAAATTCTACTCAACAATTAATGAGCAATTATGTCTAGGTGGAGCAGGAGCTATTGGACTTAGAGATATGCCTGAAAAATTAGCAAATGGTGAAAAATACTTTTCATTAGGCAGATTTCAAGATTTAAAAACCGCTAAAAAGCTCACTCACAAACTTTCAATTATTAAAGATTTAAGTTGGGCTATGGTTTATGCCCCTTTAGATGAAGCTAGTTTCGAACCAGACGTTATTCAAATCATTACCGAACCTGTTGGTGGAATGAAACTTGCACAAAGTATAGTTTATAAAACTGGAGAAAAAATTACATCATCCTTTGCAGGTATTCAATCATTATGTGGCGATGCATTTGCAAATCCATACTTAGACAATGGAATTAATTTCACGTTAGGTTGTGACGGTTCTAGAAAGGCAGCAGATATTAAAGATGAGGAAATAACAGTTGGCATCAGTAAAGCTAAAATCGAAGAGGTCATTTCTGGCCTTGAATCAATCTAA
- a CDS encoding NTP transferase domain-containing protein — translation MSISTIITAAGRNSRMRDDQLSRGLKITNKLILPFNNKTIIETTIDNALSLDIDECIVVLGHYASEIKDAIFDNYKDKVKFIENNPVDVGLSISLFNGLSSTTSDFALCITGDQPTVSTETFRKMIEVSQNSDDPYKTISILRRRKTGLLDTAEGLGMPFVAPRENLMDYLENENDNLNPILHKIFEDGYEFYGIKEKNEKELLNINHYDDYLTLLD, via the coding sequence ATGTCAATTTCAACAATTATTACTGCTGCAGGCAGGAATTCTCGAATGAGGGATGACCAACTTTCACGTGGTCTTAAAATAACTAATAAGCTAATTTTACCATTCAATAATAAAACGATTATAGAAACGACAATTGATAATGCATTATCCTTGGATATTGATGAATGTATTGTAGTACTTGGTCATTATGCTAGTGAAATAAAAGACGCTATTTTTGATAATTACAAAGATAAGGTGAAATTCATAGAAAACAATCCAGTTGATGTGGGTCTGTCAATCTCATTATTCAATGGTTTATCAAGCACCACTTCTGATTTTGCATTGTGCATTACTGGAGACCAACCAACAGTGTCAACCGAGACTTTTAGAAAAATGATTGAAGTATCTCAAAACTCAGATGATCCTTATAAAACAATATCTATTTTGAGAAGAAGAAAAACCGGATTACTTGATACTGCTGAGGGATTGGGCATGCCCTTTGTAGCACCTAGAGAAAATCTAATGGATTATTTAGAAAACGAGAACGACAATTTAAATCCAATTTTGCACAAAATATTTGAGGATGGATATGAGTTTTATGGAATAAAAGAAAAAAATGAAAAAGAGTTATTAAATATTAATCATTATGATGATTATTTAACTCTTTTAGATTGA
- a CDS encoding Mur ligase family protein, producing MKAAVIGLGVEGKKAVNSLLQHGWEVYATDLNIHVDLNGLNLPVLDMNMIDDKQTVSIVGDKITVDLGFTNSYAIEECDAIAFSPSMFGGSFANKLLKNGQLLSDVLDRHKDIFTIGITGTNGKTTTVHMIKSILENAGRKVLIGGNGGGGFSGYYDLILEAQEGDYDILLVEVCDMTLDFADYCFDFDMVGLTNIGNDHMDVHKTIANYKNSLVRFFKDKTIFTAFNQDFNSDFKEAARDSISYFTYQDELKLIGKFNLLNAGLATAIARELKISKEVIKSALANFEAVEGRLDVYKINDAAVYVGKTDNSDALASVLAEKDFYALFIGTPRNNEFHRLDILDVAVKYNPEVIVLFPGLDDTLDMAIYRLNSLGYMGNIITVNTLDQIIGLIAEYSHEEAILIGGNGQNVIIEIQERVKEISEKL from the coding sequence ATGAAAGCAGCAGTAATCGGATTAGGTGTTGAAGGAAAAAAAGCTGTAAATTCTCTTTTACAACATGGTTGGGAAGTTTATGCTACTGATTTAAATATTCATGTTGATTTGAATGGTTTGAATTTGCCAGTTTTAGACATGAACATGATTGATGATAAACAAACAGTTTCTATCGTAGGAGATAAAATAACTGTTGATTTAGGTTTCACAAATTCATATGCTATTGAAGAATGTGATGCAATAGCTTTTAGCCCTAGCATGTTTGGAGGCTCTTTTGCTAATAAGCTATTGAAAAATGGGCAATTATTGAGTGATGTTTTAGATAGGCACAAAGATATTTTCACTATTGGAATAACAGGCACTAATGGTAAAACCACCACTGTCCATATGATTAAAAGTATTTTGGAAAATGCCGGTCGCAAAGTATTAATTGGTGGAAACGGAGGAGGAGGTTTTTCAGGATATTATGATTTGATTTTGGAAGCTCAAGAAGGAGATTATGATATCTTACTAGTTGAAGTTTGTGATATGACCTTGGATTTTGCTGATTATTGTTTTGACTTTGATATGGTGGGTTTGACCAATATTGGCAATGATCACATGGATGTTCACAAAACTATTGCCAATTACAAAAATTCTCTTGTTAGATTTTTTAAGGACAAAACAATATTTACAGCATTTAATCAAGATTTCAATTCTGATTTTAAAGAAGCTGCAAGGGATTCAATTTCTTATTTTACTTATCAGGATGAATTAAAGTTAATTGGTAAATTTAATTTGCTTAATGCAGGTCTTGCAACTGCCATTGCCCGTGAACTTAAGATATCTAAAGAGGTAATTAAATCAGCACTTGCTAATTTTGAGGCTGTTGAAGGCAGATTGGATGTTTATAAAATTAATGATGCTGCTGTTTATGTTGGTAAAACAGATAATTCAGATGCTTTGGCTTCTGTTTTAGCTGAAAAAGATTTTTATGCTTTATTTATTGGCACTCCAAGAAATAATGAATTTCACCGTCTTGATATTTTAGATGTTGCAGTTAAATATAATCCTGAAGTCATTGTATTGTTCCCTGGTCTTGATGATACATTGGACATGGCAATTTATCGACTTAACTCCTTAGGTTACATGGGAAATATTATTACTGTAAATACTCTTGACCAAATTATAGGATTGATTGCAGAGTATTCTCATGAAGAAGCTATTTTAATCGGAGGTAATGGTCAAAATGTCATTATTGAAATACAAGAAAGGGTTAAAGAAATTTCTGAGAAACTTTGA
- a CDS encoding NAD(P)-dependent alcohol dehydrogenase: MATFKGFAMKKIGETGWVEKEVPECGPMDAIIKPTCVSPCTSDIHTVWEGAIGERTDMILGHEAVGEVVEVGSLVTKFKPGDRVIVPAITPDWDDEAAQRGFPSQTTEPLGGWKFSNFKDGVFGERFHVNMADANLALMPDGLSDEGACMLVDMWSTGMMGSENADIPLGGSVLVIGIGAVGLSAIAGAKLLGAGRLFAAGTRPISVEVAKKYGATDIINYKEGPIDEQVRELTNGAGVDSVIIAGGNLENTWNEAISSAKAGGTVSNVNYLSGADNVLIPRVEWGCGMSNINIKNGLCPGGAVRMERLADLALMGRQDPELLVTHKFEGLDKIEDALYLMKEKPKDLIKPVVLLDLD, encoded by the coding sequence ATGGCAACTTTTAAAGGTTTTGCAATGAAAAAAATTGGGGAAACTGGATGGGTTGAAAAAGAGGTTCCTGAATGCGGACCTATGGATGCAATTATAAAACCTACCTGTGTATCTCCTTGTACCTCAGACATTCATACTGTTTGGGAAGGAGCTATTGGCGAACGTACTGATATGATTTTAGGACATGAAGCCGTTGGTGAAGTTGTTGAAGTAGGTAGTTTAGTTACCAAATTTAAACCAGGAGACAGGGTTATCGTTCCAGCTATTACTCCTGACTGGGATGATGAAGCTGCTCAAAGAGGATTCCCTTCTCAAACAACAGAACCTCTTGGTGGTTGGAAATTCTCTAACTTTAAAGATGGAGTATTTGGTGAAAGATTCCATGTAAATATGGCAGATGCTAATTTAGCTCTTATGCCGGATGGATTATCCGATGAAGGTGCTTGTATGCTGGTGGATATGTGGTCTACTGGTATGATGGGATCTGAAAATGCTGATATTCCATTAGGTGGAAGTGTATTGGTTATTGGTATTGGTGCTGTAGGACTTTCCGCTATTGCAGGTGCAAAATTGTTAGGTGCAGGTAGATTATTTGCAGCCGGTACTCGTCCAATATCTGTAGAAGTGGCAAAGAAATATGGTGCAACTGATATTATTAACTATAAGGAAGGACCAATCGACGAACAAGTAAGAGAACTAACAAATGGGGCAGGTGTTGATTCTGTAATTATCGCAGGTGGTAATTTAGAAAACACTTGGAATGAAGCTATTTCATCCGCAAAAGCCGGTGGTACAGTTTCAAATGTAAATTATTTAAGTGGTGCAGATAATGTATTAATTCCTCGTGTAGAATGGGGATGCGGTATGTCTAACATTAACATTAAAAATGGATTATGTCCTGGTGGTGCTGTAAGAATGGAAAGACTTGCAGACTTAGCGTTAATGGGAAGACAAGATCCGGAGTTATTAGTTACCCACAAATTTGAAGGTCTAGATAAAATCGAAGATGCTTTGTATTTAATGAAAGAAAAACCAAAAGATTTAATTAAACCGGTTGTATTATTAGATTTAGATTAA
- a CDS encoding PD-(D/E)XK nuclease family protein: MKLPSKLKPYKIPEYSLTGDLLSFLTCNLQYRYQNKGTLPPSKPVQRWFGEFIHGVLEEAFLEWKYKQNSFPWDWKEDIRPIEEQIDLRLQVRGLYSYDEDLFFSKANHPEVDDLNEHDHKKLASARAERAINVWGKDLFPLIDSSELLIKGIRKMPNYNEKTSRSNYYGINGVVDVLTSMKINDLEQSNLDNFNNTIIEFLKKDPSFQKNTSQHGDIEDYEIIIDYKGMKRPPTIMNDSKAEDKWETHKQQILTYSWLRSKQEDAKPIVAGIIFYLNELVPSKEDLALIKEELKNDLTDVGAEFESDVELILNWQEDDKAPDLSDEFKINRSIRIINVNEKEKDYALVKFDSVVADIEDSLIREMKGCRIQEAWKADSDKRTCSACDFRTFCKNNSVKTKDIKIP; encoded by the coding sequence GTGAAATTACCATCAAAATTAAAACCCTATAAGATACCAGAATACAGTTTAACAGGAGATTTGCTTTCATTTTTAACTTGTAATCTGCAATATCGCTATCAAAATAAAGGAACGCTTCCCCCTTCAAAACCTGTCCAAAGATGGTTTGGAGAATTTATTCATGGAGTGCTTGAGGAAGCATTTCTTGAATGGAAATATAAACAGAATTCATTTCCATGGGATTGGAAAGAAGATATAAGGCCTATTGAGGAACAAATTGATTTGAGATTGCAAGTTAGAGGCCTATACTCTTACGATGAGGATTTGTTTTTCAGTAAAGCAAATCATCCGGAAGTAGATGACTTAAATGAACATGACCATAAAAAATTAGCCAGCGCAAGAGCTGAAAGAGCCATTAACGTTTGGGGAAAAGACTTGTTCCCCTTAATTGATTCATCAGAGCTTTTAATCAAAGGCATTAGAAAGATGCCCAATTATAATGAAAAAACAAGCAGATCCAATTATTATGGGATTAATGGTGTTGTAGATGTTTTGACATCAATGAAAATCAATGATTTAGAGCAAAGCAATCTGGATAATTTCAACAACACAATTATTGAATTTCTTAAAAAAGACCCCAGTTTCCAAAAGAACACATCACAACATGGCGATATTGAGGATTATGAGATAATTATTGACTATAAAGGAATGAAAAGACCTCCAACAATAATGAATGATTCTAAAGCTGAAGATAAATGGGAAACTCATAAACAACAAATTCTAACTTATTCCTGGCTTAGATCTAAACAAGAAGATGCAAAACCCATTGTTGCCGGGATTATTTTTTATTTAAATGAACTTGTTCCGTCAAAAGAGGATTTGGCTTTAATTAAAGAAGAACTTAAAAATGATCTAACTGATGTTGGAGCTGAATTTGAAAGTGATGTTGAGCTAATCCTAAACTGGCAGGAAGATGATAAAGCTCCCGATTTAAGTGATGAATTCAAAATCAATAGGTCCATAAGGATTATTAATGTCAATGAAAAGGAAAAGGATTATGCTCTTGTGAAGTTTGATAGTGTTGTAGCGGATATTGAAGATTCATTAATCAGAGAAATGAAAGGTTGTAGAATTCAAGAGGCCTGGAAAGCAGATTCAGACAAAAGAACCTGCAGCGCATGCGATTTCAGGACTTTCTGTAAAAATAACAGTGTTAAAACGAAAGATATTAAAATTCCATAA
- a CDS encoding aldo/keto reductase has translation MNYKSKFAFGCMRLPQTDKDDPTSINQELFNKMVDIYIEKGFDYFDTSYAYHDGVSEVAIRKAVVERYPRESFRICDKMPTWALTSEEDNDKFVAIMLERLGIDYFDVFLVHNINTPWFKLAESHETFEYVKKMKENGIAKKIGFSFHDTSDLLEKVLDKYANILDVVQLELNYLDWKDPAIEASKCYELCVKHGLDVYVMEPLKGGVIINPNDEIKNEFNKFNPNKSIASFALRFCASLEHVKIVLSGMNKMEDLLDNCNTFENFEVLNDEESKFLENIALKLKESVAVPCSECGYCIDACPEMIPIPEYFTLYNLNKNQPESNIYRLYFDKLGDEKVPADECTYCGTCLDYCTQKIDIPKELENACEHFEEGFSPYA, from the coding sequence ATGAATTATAAATCAAAATTTGCTTTCGGATGTATGAGATTGCCACAAACAGACAAAGACGACCCAACATCCATTAATCAGGAATTATTCAACAAAATGGTTGATATTTATATTGAAAAAGGTTTTGACTATTTCGATACATCTTATGCTTATCATGATGGAGTTAGTGAAGTGGCTATAAGAAAAGCAGTAGTTGAAAGATATCCTCGTGAATCATTTAGAATATGTGATAAAATGCCAACATGGGCACTGACTAGCGAAGAAGATAATGATAAATTCGTAGCTATAATGCTTGAAAGGCTTGGAATTGATTACTTTGATGTATTTTTAGTCCACAACATCAACACACCATGGTTCAAATTAGCTGAATCACATGAAACATTTGAATATGTTAAAAAAATGAAAGAAAATGGAATTGCTAAAAAAATTGGTTTCAGTTTCCATGACACCTCAGATCTACTTGAAAAAGTACTAGATAAATATGCAAATATTTTAGATGTTGTCCAATTAGAATTGAACTACCTTGATTGGAAAGATCCGGCTATTGAAGCCAGCAAATGTTACGAATTGTGTGTAAAACATGGTTTAGATGTTTATGTAATGGAACCTCTAAAAGGCGGAGTTATTATAAATCCAAATGATGAAATTAAAAATGAATTTAATAAATTCAATCCAAACAAATCAATAGCCAGTTTTGCACTTAGATTTTGTGCATCTCTTGAACATGTGAAAATTGTTTTAAGCGGCATGAATAAAATGGAGGATCTACTTGATAACTGCAATACATTTGAGAATTTTGAAGTGCTGAATGATGAAGAAAGTAAATTTTTAGAAAATATTGCTTTAAAACTTAAAGAAAGTGTTGCAGTACCATGTAGTGAATGCGGATACTGCATTGATGCATGTCCTGAAATGATTCCAATTCCTGAATATTTCACATTATACAATTTAAATAAAAACCAGCCTGAATCAAACATTTACAGATTATACTTTGATAAATTAGGAGATGAAAAAGTACCTGCCGATGAATGCACATACTGTGGAACATGCCTAGATTATTGCACTCAAAAAATAGACATTCCAAAAGAGTTAGAAAATGCATGCGAACACTTTGAAGAAGGTTTTAGCCCTTATGCATGA